In the Candidatus Methylomirabilota bacterium genome, ATCATGTCGATCATGGAAAGCTCTTCGGCCAGACGCACGGGGTTGTCGGCCAGGGGGAGCGGATTGCCGAGGAGGACCAGCTTCACGCGCTTGGTCATGGCGGCCAGGATCGAGGCGAAGACATTGCACTTGGCCTGCATGCAGAACGGCGCATTGTGGTGCTCGTTGAGCATGATCCCGTCGAACCCGACTTCCTCGGCCAGCCGGTAGTGCTCGAGATATTCCTGGTAGAGCCGGCTGCCCTCCACGGGATCGAAGTACCGGTTCGAGAACATCAGCGCGGTGGCGCCGAACCTCTTGCCCTCCTCCACGGGATAGGCCGACATCGGCTGCTCGCTGAAGTACATGAGATGCATGGTCTTGGTCTCCCGGTCAGGAGCGGGCCACGCCGGGCCCGGTCCGGGTCACGGCTGAGCGGCGAACTCGGTCACGAGCTTGGCGAGCGCCTCGGGCTGCTCCATGTCGATGAAATGGCCCGCCCCTTCGATCACGGCGAGACGGCTCTGGGGCAGCGCGCGCGAATACGCCTCGCCGCATTCCAGCGGCACGATCCGGTCGCCCCGGCCCCACACGATGAGGGCGGGCGTCTGCACCCCGCCCAGGAGATGCGGCAGCGTCGGGTTGTACATGTACGGCTTCCACGCGATGCGGAAGGTCATTTCCCGGTTCAGGTCCCACTGTTCGAGGAGCGGGGTGGGCGGCTCGGCTCCGAAGACCTGGTCGAAGATCTCCTGGTTCTCGAAGCCGGCGCGCACGTAGTCGATGTAGCTGACGATGGCCTCGTCGAGGATCTCGCCCTGGACAGGCTTGATGCCCATGGCGCCCACGAGGACGAGGCGATGCAATGCACGCGGGGCCATGCTCGCCATCTCCGCGGCCATCCAGCCGCCGAAACCCAGCCCGACCACGGAGACCTTGGAGAGCTTCTGCGCGGCGATGAGGGCCTGATAGGTCACGGCGACGTCTCGGACGTTCCGCATCCAGGCCGGCCGCTCCGATCCGTCATAGCCCGGGTGCGAGGGCAGGTACACGCTGAAACGGCGCGCCAGAGCGTCGTAGAAGGGCAGGCGCTCCGGGCTCCCGATCTCGTGATGGAGCACGAGCATGGGGTCGCCCGCCCCGCCCTTGCGCAGGCGTAGGAGCGATCCCGCCACGCGGATCTCTTCGGTTGTCCACTTCACGTCGGTCGACGGTGTCGCGATGGCACTCACGATGCGTGCTCTCCCTGTATGTATTAGGCGAAGCTATCAGATTCTCGTCAAATCGCAAGACCGGTCAGTACGGCAAGCTCTCTCTGCCCATGAGCTCCCGGGCCACCACCATCTTCATCACTTCCGCGGCGCCGTCACCGATCTCGAGCCCGATGACATCGCGCATGCGCTGCTCGAAGGGCAGCTCGTCCGTGTAGCCGTAGTGGCCGTGAAAGAGCAGGCACTGATGAATGGTATCGACGGCCAGCCGCGGCGCCCACCACTTGGTCATGGCCGATTCCTTGGTGTGGCGCTGGCCATGATCGGCCAGCCAGAGGGCGCGGTAGCAGAGCCAGCGGCAGGCATCGACATGGGTGGCGGCCTCCGCGATGGGGAAGGACACACCCTCGAAGGTCGCGAGCGCGCGACCGAAGGCCATGCGCTCCTTCACATAGGCCATGGTCTCCTCCAGCGAGACCTGGGCGACCCC is a window encoding:
- a CDS encoding acyl-CoA dehydrogenase family protein — protein: LALTEPGVGSDAANLTCRAERDGDGYVISGEKSGISLGMIAQAAIVFARTDPEGRARGVTAFLVPLDLPGVSRSPLRDMGTRAIGRAVLAFDRVRVPPSHRLGEEGTGFYQVMQGFDYNRVGIALACLGVAQVSLEETMAYVKERMAFGRALATFEGVSFPIAEAATHVDACRWLCYRALWLADHGQRHTKESAMTKWWAPRLAVDTIHQCLLFHGHYGYTDELPFEQRMRDVIGLEIGDGAAEVMKMVVARELMGRESLPY
- a CDS encoding alpha/beta hydrolase translates to MSAIATPSTDVKWTTEEIRVAGSLLRLRKGGAGDPMLVLHHEIGSPERLPFYDALARRFSVYLPSHPGYDGSERPAWMRNVRDVAVTYQALIAAQKLSKVSVVGLGFGGWMAAEMASMAPRALHRLVLVGAMGIKPVQGEILDEAIVSYIDYVRAGFENQEIFDQVFGAEPPTPLLEQWDLNREMTFRIAWKPYMYNPTLPHLLGGVQTPALIVWGRGDRIVPLECGEAYSRALPQSRLAVIEGAGHFIDMEQPEALAKLVTEFAAQP